A genomic region of Methanosarcina thermophila TM-1 contains the following coding sequences:
- a CDS encoding proteasome assembly chaperone family protein produces MQRSTLVRLKENLELKNPILVVGLPGVGLVGKLVAEHLVDELGAEKIMEVYSPHFPPQVLVNKDCTVRPVSNAIYLGKAKENDVLFLVGDHQSTTTQGHYELCSLYLDIAEELGVLRIYTLGGYPTGKLTYEETVLGVANNTDLIEEIKAYGVEFRESEPSGGIVGASGLLVAFSKMRGIDAACLMGMTPGYLMDPKSAQSLLKVICKLFDIEVNTESLEKKAEEMESILEKLKEKEEQQIQEIKPSEEDLRYIG; encoded by the coding sequence ATGCAGCGAAGTACACTTGTCCGCCTGAAAGAAAATCTTGAGCTCAAAAACCCTATACTTGTAGTTGGACTTCCAGGAGTAGGACTCGTAGGCAAATTAGTGGCAGAGCATCTTGTAGACGAACTTGGGGCTGAAAAAATTATGGAAGTTTATTCTCCGCATTTTCCACCTCAGGTTTTGGTCAATAAAGATTGTACGGTCCGTCCGGTAAGCAACGCTATATACCTCGGAAAAGCGAAAGAGAATGATGTGCTTTTCCTTGTAGGAGACCATCAGAGCACAACCACACAGGGGCATTATGAGCTCTGTTCTCTCTACCTTGACATCGCAGAAGAACTTGGAGTGCTAAGGATTTATACGCTCGGAGGATATCCGACAGGCAAACTGACCTATGAGGAAACCGTCCTTGGGGTCGCTAACAATACAGACTTGATTGAAGAAATCAAAGCATATGGGGTAGAATTCAGGGAATCGGAACCCAGCGGAGGAATAGTCGGAGCCTCAGGCTTGCTTGTAGCTTTCAGCAAGATGCGAGGTATTGACGCTGCCTGCCTCATGGGCATGACTCCAGGATATTTGATGGATCCTAAAAGCGCTCAATCCCTTCTGAAAGTAATCTGCAAATTGTTCGATATCGAGGTAAATACTGAATCCCTTGAGAAGAAAGCTGAGGAAATGGAAAGCATCCTTGAAAAGCTGAAGGAAAAAGAAGAGCAGCAAATCCAGGAAATCAAACCATCCGAAGAAGACCTGCGTTATATAGGGTAA
- a CDS encoding RNA-protein complex protein Nop10, which translates to MGQKIRKCKNCGRYTLREICPICGGITFPARPARFSPQDPYGKYRRMAKKG; encoded by the coding sequence TTGGGACAAAAGATCCGCAAATGCAAAAATTGCGGCAGGTACACTTTAAGGGAAATTTGCCCGATTTGTGGGGGAATAACTTTCCCCGCACGTCCAGCTCGCTTTTCTCCTCAGGACCCTTATGGTAAGTACCGCAGAATGGCAAAGAAAGGATAA
- a CDS encoding translation initiation factor IF-2 subunit alpha gives MGNDNWPEVGEFVVCTVKNVTDFGAYVELEEYGGKEGFIHISEIKAGWVKYVRDYVREGQKIVCKVLNVDPSRGHIDLSLKDVNEHQRRAKIQEWKNEQKAAKWLQFVAEETKTDENSLKALHEKLVEEFGSAYSAFEEAAIEGEKAFKGIKINKKHLKSIIKIAGENIKLPFVDIAGYVDLTCNLPNGIEVIRQALNAANSISDVDGKDVRLEISYIGAPRYRIKVIAPDYKKAESVLKKSAQTAVDTISKLGGHGTFKRHIESAKA, from the coding sequence ATGGGAAACGATAACTGGCCCGAAGTCGGAGAATTCGTTGTCTGTACTGTGAAGAATGTGACGGATTTCGGAGCCTATGTCGAGCTTGAGGAGTACGGAGGAAAGGAAGGTTTCATCCATATCTCCGAAATTAAAGCAGGCTGGGTCAAGTACGTCAGGGACTACGTAAGGGAAGGGCAGAAGATTGTCTGCAAAGTTCTTAACGTAGACCCTTCCCGCGGCCACATAGACCTTTCATTGAAAGATGTTAACGAGCACCAGCGGCGCGCTAAGATCCAGGAATGGAAAAATGAGCAAAAAGCCGCTAAATGGCTCCAGTTCGTGGCTGAAGAAACGAAAACCGATGAGAATAGCTTGAAAGCTCTGCACGAAAAACTCGTGGAGGAGTTTGGAAGTGCATACTCGGCCTTTGAAGAAGCTGCTATTGAAGGAGAGAAAGCTTTCAAAGGAATAAAAATCAATAAGAAACATTTAAAGAGCATAATCAAAATAGCAGGGGAAAATATCAAACTGCCTTTTGTCGACATCGCAGGCTATGTGGATCTGACCTGTAACCTTCCAAACGGCATAGAAGTCATAAGGCAGGCTCTCAATGCTGCAAATTCTATCAGCGACGTTGATGGAAAAGATGTCAGGCTCGAAATAAGTTACATAGGGGCTCCGAGATATCGGATAAAAGTAATTGCCCCAGATTACAAGAAAGCTGAATCAGTCCTTAAAAAATCTGCCCAGACAGCAGTGGATACCATTTCCAAGCTTGGCGGGCATGGGACTTTCAAGCGGCACATCGAATCAGCAAAGGCGTGA
- a CDS encoding 30S ribosomal protein S27e codes for MVDYIQRPKSRFLRVKCNDCENEQVIFGSASRKITCIVCGRTLAEPTGGKSTITTHILEVLE; via the coding sequence GTGGTAGATTATATCCAGAGACCAAAGAGCAGGTTCCTGCGTGTAAAATGCAACGATTGTGAAAACGAACAGGTCATATTTGGAAGTGCTAGCCGTAAAATCACCTGCATTGTCTGTGGAAGAACCCTTGCTGAACCCACCGGTGGCAAATCGACCATTACCACTCATATTCTAGAAGTGCTTGAATAA
- a CDS encoding 50S ribosomal protein L44e, producing MKIPKRVRTYCPSCKTHQEIVIERVKKGQQSSMTHIARQKRRQEGIGNSGKFSKVPGGDKPTKRIWLRYRCTVCKKAFQPPAFRAKRFEFKE from the coding sequence ATGAAGATTCCAAAGAGAGTGAGAACTTACTGCCCGTCCTGTAAGACCCATCAGGAAATTGTTATTGAAAGAGTCAAGAAGGGACAGCAATCATCCATGACCCATATTGCAAGACAGAAGAGAAGACAGGAAGGTATAGGCAACAGTGGTAAATTCTCCAAGGTGCCTGGTGGCGATAAGCCCACAAAACGGATCTGGTTAAGGTACCGCTGCACAGTATGTAAAAAAGCCTTTCAGCCACCTGCTTTCAGGGCAAAGAGATTCGAGTTTAAGGAGTAA
- a CDS encoding DNA replication complex subunit Gins51 has product MDLEEISQAIPKGEKQRLKRIPADFYLQAEKYIRELEGEIKRIENSRSPESKMLRDEYEGALSALETIFMKRIGKVTEMATIQYFADKPISKDIEKMLPAEKRLYDLVLKGIEAAKTELLGPILYPDSDNVAVWPEIRVEKQISAGFSGKTEAQMGTPAIVTAGGIRAEPDKNNINEEYVVVRILKDLPTFTGADGRNYTVSAEEVVVLPQLNATGLIKRNAAKLIAAQESSGKDSFPGKN; this is encoded by the coding sequence ATGGATTTAGAAGAGATCAGCCAAGCCATACCTAAAGGAGAAAAACAGAGATTAAAGAGAATTCCGGCTGATTTTTATCTGCAAGCTGAGAAATACATCCGAGAGCTTGAAGGAGAGATAAAAAGAATAGAGAATTCTCGTTCTCCGGAATCCAAGATGCTTCGTGATGAGTATGAGGGAGCTCTTTCTGCCCTTGAGACTATCTTTATGAAGCGGATAGGAAAAGTTACTGAAATGGCAACAATCCAGTACTTTGCGGATAAGCCTATTTCAAAGGATATAGAAAAGATGCTTCCTGCGGAAAAAAGACTTTACGACCTTGTACTCAAGGGGATCGAAGCCGCAAAAACCGAACTATTAGGTCCTATTCTGTACCCAGATTCCGACAATGTCGCAGTCTGGCCCGAAATCCGAGTGGAAAAGCAGATCTCTGCCGGCTTCAGTGGGAAAACGGAGGCACAAATGGGGACTCCTGCTATCGTAACCGCAGGAGGAATCAGAGCAGAGCCGGACAAAAACAATATAAATGAAGAATACGTTGTTGTGCGAATACTGAAGGATCTGCCTACCTTCACAGGTGCAGACGGTCGAAACTACACGGTTAGTGCCGAAGAAGTCGTTGTTTTGCCGCAGCTCAATGCTACTGGGCTGATAAAGCGAAACGCAGCCAAACTGATTGCCGCACAGGAAAGTTCCGGAAAAGATTCATTCCCTGGAAAGAATTAA
- the priS gene encoding DNA primase catalytic subunit PriS, whose product MDSRTARFLRTRFQNYYKNAEIGLPDHLPNREWAFIFYDDMPGKMHRHKAFGSPGETLDYLYGMAPAHVYYSTAYYEYPDARKMNEKNWLGAELIFDLDADHLPNASKNYVDMLELVKKETFKLMDFLLDDFGFSEREIELVFSGGRGYHLHVKHPKVITLNSSSRREIINYISGKDLKENYDYLITEEKLFGDFGTGSKTYKGKKQGVTIKVINGYDCGWGKRIAEYIVDYLKKEVSKESKKEMFKDLRENLKNEILIGQETINKLIKIGTDEKALNSILSRGRVDFGFLRNSGKIFEYLVRQSVQKYAVDFGASIDEPVTADIKRLIRVPGSLHGGSGMLVKKLTLSELEKFDPLNDAVIFGERPVKVTVSKPFSVQLKGRDLRVEEGKQEVPEYAAIYLICRGVAEYGFRRDQPSHT is encoded by the coding sequence ATGGACAGTCGAACCGCCCGCTTTTTGAGAACCCGCTTCCAGAATTATTACAAAAATGCCGAAATAGGTCTCCCAGACCACCTGCCTAACAGAGAATGGGCTTTCATCTTCTATGATGATATGCCTGGAAAGATGCACAGGCATAAGGCATTCGGCTCGCCTGGCGAAACTCTTGACTATCTTTACGGCATGGCTCCTGCGCATGTTTACTATTCAACTGCGTATTACGAATATCCTGATGCCAGAAAGATGAATGAGAAGAACTGGCTCGGGGCAGAATTGATTTTTGACCTTGATGCTGACCACCTACCAAATGCCTCGAAAAACTATGTGGATATGCTTGAACTTGTGAAAAAGGAAACTTTCAAGCTCATGGATTTTCTTCTTGACGATTTCGGATTTTCGGAGCGGGAAATTGAACTGGTGTTTTCCGGTGGGAGAGGATATCATCTTCACGTGAAGCATCCAAAAGTAATCACTTTAAATAGTTCATCACGTAGAGAGATAATTAATTACATAAGTGGTAAAGATTTAAAAGAAAATTACGACTACTTAATTACAGAAGAAAAATTATTTGGGGACTTTGGAACTGGGTCTAAAACATATAAAGGAAAAAAGCAGGGAGTGACAATAAAAGTAATTAATGGATATGATTGTGGATGGGGGAAAAGAATTGCTGAGTACATAGTCGACTATTTAAAAAAGGAAGTTAGCAAAGAAAGTAAAAAAGAGATGTTTAAAGATCTGCGCGAAAACTTAAAAAACGAAATACTAATAGGTCAAGAGACTATAAACAAATTAATAAAGATAGGAACGGATGAAAAAGCTCTTAATAGCATATTGAGCCGGGGTCGAGTTGATTTTGGATTCCTTAGAAATTCAGGAAAAATCTTTGAATATTTGGTAAGACAATCGGTTCAAAAGTATGCCGTAGATTTTGGAGCCAGTATAGATGAGCCTGTGACTGCTGATATTAAACGGCTGATACGGGTGCCGGGTTCACTGCACGGCGGGTCAGGGATGCTGGTTAAGAAACTTACTTTATCCGAATTAGAGAAATTTGATCCGCTTAATGATGCTGTTATTTTTGGAGAAAGACCGGTAAAAGTAACGGTTTCAAAGCCTTTTTCGGTGCAGTTAAAGGGTAGGGATTTAAGAGTAGAGGAAGGCAAACAGGAAGTTCCTGAATATGCGGCAATTTATTTAATTTGCAGAGGTGTTGCGGAGTATGGATTTAGAAGAGATCAGCCAAGCCATACCTAA
- a CDS encoding formylglycine-generating enzyme family protein — protein MGSKSGIMGYISAVRSYLKKEEPEETEESPLFAQNDNPSSTEIFVSPSTGMQFVLIPAGEFEMGSPSEEKERSDSESPVHKVTIHNPFYLGRSVVTQKQWKTIMKNNPSHFKGDDRPVEMVSWADAQQFIMKLNEIEGTDKYRLPSEAEWEYACRAGTQTRCFFGEDESKLDEYAWHIENSGSKTHAVGLKKPNPWGLYDMHGNVWEWVQDKWHDNYNGAPSDGTAWEGGNSSNRVSRGCSWLCNKEFCRSAGRFKREPESRFANLGFRVLREL, from the coding sequence TTGGGAAGCAAATCCGGTATTATGGGTTACATTAGTGCAGTTAGAAGTTATCTGAAAAAAGAGGAACCTGAAGAAACCGAAGAGTCACCTCTCTTCGCACAAAATGATAATCCTAGTAGTACTGAAATCTTTGTCAGTCCTTCTACAGGCATGCAATTTGTACTGATCCCAGCCGGGGAATTCGAGATGGGCTCACCCTCTGAAGAGAAAGAGAGGTCAGATTCCGAATCTCCGGTCCATAAAGTAACAATTCATAACCCTTTCTATCTGGGCAGGTCGGTTGTCACACAAAAGCAGTGGAAAACAATAATGAAAAACAATCCTTCGCACTTCAAGGGCGATGACCGCCCGGTTGAGATGGTTTCCTGGGCAGATGCTCAGCAATTTATCATGAAGCTAAATGAAATAGAAGGAACTGATAAGTACCGCTTACCTTCAGAAGCCGAGTGGGAGTATGCCTGCCGGGCTGGCACACAGACAAGATGCTTCTTTGGCGAGGATGAGTCAAAACTTGATGAATACGCCTGGCATATTGAGAACTCAGGTAGTAAAACTCATGCAGTCGGTCTAAAGAAACCAAACCCCTGGGGACTTTACGACATGCACGGGAATGTCTGGGAATGGGTGCAGGATAAATGGCATGATAATTATAACGGGGCTCCGTCGGATGGTACTGCATGGGAGGGAGGTAATAGTTCCAATCGTGTTTCTCGCGGGTGTAGCTGGCTCTGCAATAAAGAATTTTGCCGTTCCGCTGGTCGCTTCAAGCGCGAACCAGAGAGTCGTTTCGCCAATCTTGGGTTTCGAGTTTTGAGGGAATTATAA
- the rqcH gene encoding ribosome rescue protein RqcH, producing the protein MKQDMSSADVAAVVAELSAGPKSIIDAKIGKIYQPTNEEIRINLYVFHKGRDNLVVEAGKRIHLSKYIRPSPKLPQAFPMLLRKYIMGGRIVSIEQHDFDRIVKIGIERGGIRSTLIVELFARGNVLIVDSENRIILPMNPVTLKDRRLRSGEIYELPEAQLNPLEARVSDLMEAFSRSTADIVRTIATKFNLGGVLAEEVCARAGIDKSKPSKEATEEDASRLCNAMHELFSPLLRAKTESGVGAGIPELRPQHVKKEINGKLETFDVLPFDLIHYSGYEKEYFDSFNTALDEFFGKKALEQVEEVKEAQKKEKTLGVYEIRLLQQEESLKKFEKEIEKNNILAETIYANYQLIEELFSVLNGARAKGYSWDEIRSILKQAKKTVPAAQKITNIDPRIGTITVDLDGKSVNLDIRKTVPQNAQEYYEKVKKFNKKKEGVLKAIEDTKKAMEKKAVAKAAKAGRKLQASRKKHWYDRFRWFVSSDGFLVVGGRDADTNEEIFKKYLEKRDLVFHTQAPGAPLTIIKTGGKEVPESTLREAAQFAVSYSSLWKAGHFSGDCYLVKAEQVTKTPESGEYLRKGAFVIRGERNYFKDVPLGVAIGLELKEGETRVIGGPASAVRKHGDYILEIIPGSFNQNDISKKIYRIYVNELNDPRFVKQIASPDQIAMMIPPGESDLKSQKPEGRERELSPEKNTKPSK; encoded by the coding sequence ATGAAACAGGATATGTCAAGCGCGGATGTTGCTGCAGTTGTTGCCGAACTGTCAGCGGGTCCAAAATCCATTATTGATGCGAAGATCGGGAAGATTTACCAGCCCACTAATGAGGAGATCCGCATCAATCTTTATGTTTTTCACAAGGGCAGGGACAACCTGGTTGTTGAAGCAGGAAAGCGAATTCATCTAAGTAAGTATATCAGGCCAAGCCCTAAACTTCCACAGGCTTTTCCGATGCTGCTCAGAAAATACATTATGGGAGGCAGGATAGTATCTATCGAGCAGCACGATTTTGACAGGATAGTAAAGATCGGGATCGAGAGAGGAGGAATAAGGAGTACCCTTATTGTGGAGCTTTTCGCCCGGGGGAACGTGCTTATTGTCGATTCGGAAAACAGGATTATCCTGCCTATGAATCCTGTAACACTTAAGGATAGGCGGCTTAGGAGCGGAGAAATTTATGAACTGCCAGAGGCTCAGCTGAACCCGCTGGAAGCCAGGGTTTCAGACCTCATGGAGGCTTTTTCCAGGTCTACAGCAGATATTGTCCGCACGATTGCCACAAAGTTCAATCTAGGAGGGGTTCTGGCAGAAGAAGTGTGTGCAAGGGCAGGAATTGACAAATCAAAGCCTTCGAAGGAAGCAACTGAAGAGGATGCCTCGCGGCTCTGCAATGCAATGCATGAGCTCTTTTCCCCGCTTCTCAGAGCAAAGACTGAATCAGGAGTTGGAGCCGGGATTCCTGAACTCAGACCCCAGCATGTGAAAAAGGAAATTAACGGAAAGCTGGAAACTTTTGATGTGCTTCCCTTTGACCTTATTCACTATTCCGGGTATGAAAAAGAATATTTCGATTCTTTTAACACTGCGCTTGATGAATTCTTTGGAAAAAAAGCACTTGAACAGGTTGAAGAGGTAAAAGAGGCTCAGAAAAAAGAGAAAACTCTTGGTGTTTATGAGATACGGCTTCTCCAGCAGGAGGAAAGCCTTAAAAAGTTTGAAAAAGAGATCGAGAAGAATAACATCCTTGCCGAGACAATCTACGCGAATTACCAGCTTATCGAAGAGCTTTTTTCCGTGCTTAACGGTGCAAGGGCAAAGGGCTATTCCTGGGATGAGATACGATCCATCCTTAAACAGGCTAAGAAGACCGTTCCTGCTGCACAAAAGATTACAAATATCGACCCCAGAATCGGGACTATAACAGTGGACCTCGATGGGAAGAGTGTTAATCTTGATATTCGGAAGACAGTTCCACAGAACGCTCAGGAATACTATGAAAAAGTCAAAAAGTTTAACAAGAAAAAAGAAGGCGTTCTCAAAGCTATCGAGGATACCAAGAAGGCTATGGAGAAAAAAGCCGTGGCAAAAGCCGCAAAGGCAGGAAGGAAACTTCAGGCATCGCGGAAAAAGCACTGGTATGACAGGTTCAGATGGTTCGTGTCCTCGGACGGCTTCCTTGTTGTAGGGGGCAGGGATGCCGATACCAATGAGGAAATTTTCAAAAAATACTTGGAAAAGAGAGATCTTGTATTCCATACCCAGGCACCTGGTGCTCCCCTTACCATTATTAAGACAGGCGGAAAAGAAGTTCCCGAATCTACCCTGCGGGAAGCGGCACAGTTTGCTGTTTCCTACTCCAGCCTGTGGAAAGCCGGACATTTCAGCGGCGATTGCTACTTAGTCAAAGCCGAACAGGTTACAAAGACCCCGGAATCCGGAGAATATCTTAGAAAAGGGGCTTTTGTTATCCGCGGGGAACGTAATTACTTTAAGGACGTTCCTCTGGGCGTTGCAATTGGTCTTGAACTCAAAGAAGGCGAGACCAGAGTAATAGGCGGGCCTGCATCTGCTGTCCGGAAGCATGGGGATTATATCCTCGAAATAATCCCTGGGAGTTTTAATCAGAACGATATTTCAAAAAAAATCTACAGGATTTATGTGAATGAACTCAATGATCCCCGCTTCGTGAAGCAGATAGCTTCTCCTGACCAGATAGCCATGATGATCCCGCCCGGAGAATCAGACTTAAAGAGCCAGAAACCTGAAGGACGGGAGAGGGAGTTGAGTCCGGAGAAGAATACAAAACCCTCGAAATAG
- a CDS encoding mRNA surveillance protein pelota, with protein MRVTNRSLRGREGEIAVTAETLDDLWHLKYIIEKGDLVFAVTKRKADTASDKIRPEKVEKVKVRLGVRVEEVEFHKFANRLRVHGIIEHGMDAGSYHTLNIEIGTNLSIIKEHWKNDQLQRIQDAEEASKRPKVVIVAIEEGDADIGFVHHYGIELYSHIRQSSGKRESGLRNEFFREIVEQLRHAVPEEASIVVAGPGFTKEDFVQYFKEVEPAMASKALIEDTSMIGMSGFQEVLRRGAVDRIMQESRIARESALMEDLIREISMDGKAAYGLADVKNALNYGAVETLLIADETLREGREKGGDIDKLLMEVEQAQGKVVVFSTAFEPGEKLQKLGGIAALLRFKVSG; from the coding sequence ATGAGAGTTACAAACCGCTCCCTCCGAGGAAGGGAAGGGGAAATTGCAGTAACAGCCGAAACCCTCGATGATCTCTGGCATCTAAAATACATAATCGAAAAAGGGGACCTGGTCTTTGCGGTTACCAAACGGAAAGCCGACACAGCAAGTGATAAGATTCGCCCTGAAAAGGTTGAGAAAGTAAAGGTAAGACTCGGAGTCAGGGTTGAGGAGGTCGAGTTTCATAAGTTTGCAAATCGGCTGAGGGTGCACGGAATTATAGAGCATGGGATGGATGCAGGCTCCTATCATACTCTGAATATCGAGATTGGAACCAATCTTTCTATAATCAAAGAGCACTGGAAAAACGATCAGCTCCAGAGAATCCAGGATGCTGAAGAAGCTTCAAAGCGTCCGAAAGTCGTCATTGTCGCCATAGAAGAGGGCGATGCAGATATTGGCTTTGTGCACCACTATGGAATAGAGCTTTATTCTCATATCAGGCAGTCCTCAGGCAAGCGAGAATCCGGTTTGAGGAACGAATTCTTCAGGGAAATTGTAGAACAGCTCAGGCATGCTGTTCCTGAGGAAGCATCTATAGTCGTCGCTGGCCCTGGATTTACCAAAGAAGATTTTGTTCAATATTTTAAGGAAGTAGAGCCGGCTATGGCTTCAAAAGCTCTGATCGAAGATACTTCCATGATAGGAATGTCCGGTTTTCAGGAAGTTCTTCGCAGAGGTGCAGTGGACCGCATTATGCAGGAATCCCGTATAGCCCGTGAATCTGCACTGATGGAAGACCTTATCCGTGAAATCTCAATGGACGGCAAAGCTGCCTACGGTCTTGCCGATGTTAAGAATGCCCTTAATTACGGGGCTGTGGAAACCCTGCTTATTGCTGACGAAACCTTACGGGAGGGACGAGAAAAAGGGGGGGATATCGACAAACTCCTTATGGAAGTCGAACAAGCCCAGGGGAAAGTCGTTGTTTTCAGTACAGCCTTTGAGCCCGGAGAAAAACTCCAGAAATTGGGAGGAATCGCAGCCCTGCTTCGTTTCAAGGTGAGTGGCTGA
- a CDS encoding DUF1614 domain-containing protein: protein MRRQLFYIPFSITFLLFLIIFVTFGLSFLFFGVIISAFVKIGFSIGHAFLILLLSLLGSGINIPLTTFRSDTPVVRDTYIRVFGVTYRVPVWHVTRNETTIAVNVGGAVIPILISANLIMRFPSSLLLAAAGVLIVSIITYSVARPIRGIGIATPALVPPLAAALAAILLTSAVPISDCPVDQCRVVTAYAGGVLGTLIGADLLNLGKIKNLGAPVASIGGAGTFDGIFLSGFIALLLI from the coding sequence ATGAGAAGACAACTTTTTTACATTCCTTTTAGCATTACATTCCTCCTGTTTTTAATCATCTTTGTTACTTTTGGGCTTAGTTTTCTCTTTTTTGGAGTTATTATTTCAGCTTTTGTGAAAATAGGCTTCTCTATAGGACACGCATTTCTTATCCTGCTCCTGTCCCTTCTTGGAAGCGGCATCAATATTCCTCTGACAACCTTCAGGTCCGATACTCCTGTAGTCAGAGACACTTATATTCGCGTGTTTGGCGTAACTTACAGGGTTCCAGTCTGGCATGTGACAAGAAACGAGACGACAATTGCTGTCAATGTAGGAGGAGCAGTTATTCCTATCCTGATTTCAGCTAACCTCATAATGAGATTCCCTTCTTCTCTTCTGCTTGCAGCAGCCGGTGTCCTGATAGTTTCAATCATAACCTATTCCGTAGCAAGGCCTATTCGCGGGATAGGTATCGCAACACCTGCGCTGGTACCACCCCTTGCAGCCGCCCTTGCTGCGATTTTGCTGACGTCTGCAGTTCCGATTTCTGATTGCCCGGTTGACCAGTGCCGCGTGGTCACAGCCTATGCAGGAGGAGTACTTGGAACGCTCATAGGTGCTGATCTACTTAATCTTGGAAAAATTAAGAATCTGGGCGCTCCAGTTGCAAGCATTGGAGGGGCAGGAACTTTTGATGGAATCTTTTTAAGCGGATTCATTGCCCTACTTCTGATATAA
- a CDS encoding DNA integrity scanning protein DisA nucleotide-binding domain protein gives MDRARIIAETAVRISKELDAAAIMVSGDLSFEGIDTGGIPVYYISMRPKSIIDHLVSTGKDGKTPLKELGDQINREASGNSENLQQAAAIEYVLGNQESGIIVGVVETRGSSSIIVHSLDENPLIKAMKECHERIKSEVMSAILKISFDIIMTGREGKKMGAAFIIGDSEEVMKRSHQLILNPYAGHDEAYRNVLDKRNWESIKEFAQLDGVFVVDENGIIHAAGRYLDVDGKNIDIEKGLGGRHVSAAAISRDTVAIAVTISESGGVLRVYKDAKEIICMECMKPAVRYI, from the coding sequence ATGGATAGAGCACGTATAATTGCAGAAACGGCAGTCCGAATTTCCAAAGAACTTGATGCTGCCGCAATTATGGTTTCCGGGGATCTGAGTTTTGAAGGGATTGATACGGGGGGAATTCCGGTCTATTATATCTCCATGCGCCCGAAGAGCATAATAGACCATCTGGTCTCAACCGGAAAAGATGGAAAAACTCCCTTAAAGGAGCTTGGTGATCAGATAAATCGGGAAGCTTCGGGGAACTCAGAAAACCTTCAGCAGGCTGCCGCCATAGAATACGTGCTCGGGAATCAGGAAAGTGGGATTATTGTAGGCGTGGTTGAAACTCGTGGTTCCAGTTCGATTATTGTACATAGCCTCGATGAGAACCCCCTTATAAAAGCCATGAAGGAATGCCATGAAAGGATAAAATCTGAAGTGATGAGTGCAATCCTGAAAATCTCATTTGATATTATCATGACAGGCAGGGAAGGCAAGAAAATGGGTGCTGCCTTCATTATAGGTGATTCTGAAGAGGTTATGAAGCGCTCTCACCAGTTAATACTGAATCCGTATGCAGGCCACGATGAAGCCTACCGGAATGTCCTTGACAAAAGAAACTGGGAATCCATAAAGGAATTTGCCCAGCTGGATGGAGTTTTTGTGGTAGATGAAAATGGTATTATCCATGCAGCAGGCCGTTATCTTGACGTTGATGGGAAAAATATAGACATTGAAAAAGGACTGGGAGGCAGGCATGTATCGGCAGCCGCTATCAGCAGGGATACGGTTGCGATTGCAGTTACAATATCCGAGTCAGGTGGAGTTCTCCGAGTGTATAAAGATGCAAAAGAAATAATTTGTATGGAGTGCATGAAGCCTGCGGTGAGGTACATTTAA
- the thpR gene encoding RNA 2',3'-cyclic phosphodiesterase, whose translation MIRTFIAVELDPGFTEKIRELQDRFSGFDLKFVNPELVHITLKFLGDVDESKIPLLSAALDSITCEPFEAKIGRLGVFPKLSNPRVLWLGATGNFRALHENVESLLEPFKFEKDDREFTAHATLARIKFLKKDKKTAFINTVKELEDIEIGTMWVNKVVLKKSTLTPEGPIYETLHTVYMD comes from the coding sequence TTGATCAGGACATTTATAGCAGTAGAATTAGATCCCGGATTTACAGAGAAGATCCGAGAGCTTCAGGATAGATTTTCCGGTTTTGATCTAAAGTTTGTTAATCCTGAACTCGTTCACATAACTTTGAAATTCCTTGGAGATGTGGATGAATCAAAGATTCCGTTGCTTTCCGCAGCTCTCGATTCCATTACGTGTGAACCTTTTGAGGCAAAAATCGGGAGGCTTGGAGTTTTCCCCAAACTTTCGAATCCTAGAGTGCTATGGCTGGGTGCAACTGGAAATTTCAGGGCGTTACATGAGAATGTTGAGAGTTTACTGGAGCCTTTCAAGTTCGAAAAAGACGACAGGGAATTTACTGCACATGCTACCCTTGCCAGGATAAAATTCCTCAAGAAAGATAAGAAAACCGCCTTTATAAATACTGTGAAGGAGTTAGAGGATATTGAAATTGGTACCATGTGGGTAAATAAAGTGGTTCTGAAGAAAAGCACACTTACACCTGAAGGACCAATTTATGAAACCCTGCACACAGTGTACATGGATTAA